The DNA segment GATTTTCCCTGCGTCCTTTAATTCTTTTAGCGCACCAACTGCTTCGTCCTTTGGTGTGTCTTCATCTGGAAAATGAATGTAAAACAAATCGATGTAATCCGTTTGTAGACGGCGAAGGGCATCATCCACCGATTGCTTTAGAAAAGCTGGAGAGTTGTCCATTTTTACATCACTACCTTCAAAGCGATGTGCTGCTTTGGTCGCGATGACAAGATCCTCGCGATTGCCTGCTTCCTTCACAACCTCACCAACAAGTCGCTCCGAATGCTCAGGACCATAAATGAAAGCTGTATCCAGAAAGTTTATTCCTTCTGACAGACCTGTCCGAACGAGCTCTTTCCCTGTTTCTTCATCTAGATTGTTAAACAGATTGTGTCCACCAACTGCATTTGTACCAAGACCAATAGGGTTTACAAATAAACCTGATGTACCAAGTTCTACTTTTTTAGACAATGTCAACATCCTTTCATTTATAGAGGTTCACATCTATGATAGCAAAGCTTTCCAAGTGGGACGAAGAATATGCTTAAGGCTTCCGGGGCACCTTACTAAAAAAATGGAGTGGGATTATTGTTTCAGTTGTTTAACGTAGGTGTACCCGTCTTTTTCTGGATGATTATGATTGTGTCGGTGATTCTGACAAGTAAGCTGCCATCAAATAAAAAAAAGTAGGGACTTGTTTTAGATGGGCTGTACCATGACAAATGGTACGGCCTGTTTTTCATTTCAACACAAAGGCTGAAACTTACATGATTGTAAGCTAGATGTTAGTTAAATCGATTCGAGTGGTCGCATAGTGCGTGTTATCTTTTGAGTACAAACAAACATAGGAGGACGGCGCAATGACACATTCAGTGGTACATGTTTCAAACGTGGAGAAAGTATACGGCAAAAAAGGGGAGAATCAATATAAGGCTTTAAACAATGTCAGTATGGAGATAGACAAAGGAGAATTTGTAGGCATCATGGGGCCATCAGGGTCTGGTAAAACAACATTACTAAATGTGATTTCGACTCTTGATGGCATATCAAACGGCAAAATTCAGATTGATGGAACGGATATTACAACGATGAATCAAAATCAGCTTGCTGATTTTAGAGCGCAGAAGCTCGGGTTTATTTTTCAGGACTTTAATTTGCTTGAAAGTATGACGGTATACGAAAACATTGCATTACCGCTTTCACTTCAAAACGTATCAACAAAAGAGATCTCACCAAAAGTACATGCGGTTGCAAAAACGTTGGATATTGAATCCATCTTACAAAAGTATCCTGCTCAACTATCAGGGGGGCAAAAGCAACGATCAGCAGCGGCACGTGCGCTTGTCCACAACCCTAGCATGCTACTTGGGGATGAACCGACGGGAGCTCTTGATTCAAAGAATGCACAGAGCTTGCTTGAGACCATGACCCATTTACATGAAGATCACAGCATTACGATTATGATGGTCACTCACGATGCAAACGCGGCAAGCTATTGCAAACGAATCATCTTTATCCAAGATGGGGAGCTTTATAAGGAAATTACTCGAACAGGGACACGTGAAGAATTCTTTAGGCAAATACTCGACGAATTAGCTGCACTAGGCACACAGGCGTAGAGAGGAGGAGTAGCATGTTATCAAAACTCGCAATATCCGGAATTAAAAGTAAGCTAAAAGATTATATCGTCTTGTTAGCTGGCCTCATCATGTCCATTTCAATCTTCTATATGTTCCAAACACTTGCTTGGAACAAAGACTTTACATCTGAAAACTCGATGATTAATAGTATTCAGTTAGTATTCAACGTAGGCTCTGTCCTGCTTGCAGTCGTTACATTCTTCTATATCCTTTACACCAACTCTTTTCTTTTATCATTACGTCAAAAAGAATTTGGAATGTATATGCTACTTGGGGCAAAGAAAAAGCAAATTCAAAAAATCATGTTTTTAGAGACAGTTGTCATTGGAATTGTATCGCTTGCTATTGGAATTGGGATTGGGGTATTGCTTGCAGAAGTTGTTGGAAAACTGTTAATGCGTACATTAAACTTTGAAAGCACCACTTATTCTTCCTTCTTCTTGCCAGCAATAGCGATTACTCTTGGTTTTTTTGTCATCCTATTTTTGATAAACGGCATCATTAATTCGATCCGGTTAGCACGACTACAGGTTCTAGAATTGGTACATGCGGATGCACAAACGGATCGTGTACCTGTGAGAGGGAAAGGAAAAATCATTTCAGCAGTTCTTGGGGTTATCTCACTTGCGATTGGTTATTATGCCTTAATCAATATGGAGAATCTTAGGGAGTTAGGGCTGATACTCGCTCCACTTGCAACGACGCTTGGAACGTACTTGATTTTTTCATCCCTTATTCCAACGATCGTAAACCTCCTGAAAAATACAAAAAGCTTAAATGAAAAGGGCATTCAAGCCTTTACGTTTTCTCAGCTTCGGTTTCGCATAAATGGACTCAAAAAAATGCTGGCAACTGTAACGATGCTCATTGCACTTGGAGCTGGTGCGATCTCAGCTGGAATGGCATTCCAGAACAATATCAGTATCTTAATTGAGTATACAGATGTCTATGATGTAACTATTTTTGATCCGAATGATGAGGAAAAGAGCGTCTTAGAGTCAGTTGATTTTACTGAGACAAATGAATACCGCTACAAGATCGATGACGAGTATTTATATTTCCTAGACGAGGACCTTGATACCCAACGTCCACTTATTTATGAAAATCAAATGATCAGAGAATTAAAGCCGGAAACAAAGCGATTAGAAGCCGAAATTCCTGCGGTCACTCGGGATCTTACGGATGATCAACAATACATGGATCCAGAATGGAGCGCATTTCTTTTCAGTATTAGTGAACCGAACTTTCCTGATTCTGGTCCCGTGGTTGTAACGAATGAAGACTTTTTAAACATAGATGAACCTGAGAAGACAGTGAT comes from the Alkalihalobacillus sp. FSL W8-0930 genome and includes:
- a CDS encoding ABC transporter permease, which encodes MLSKLAISGIKSKLKDYIVLLAGLIMSISIFYMFQTLAWNKDFTSENSMINSIQLVFNVGSVLLAVVTFFYILYTNSFLLSLRQKEFGMYMLLGAKKKQIQKIMFLETVVIGIVSLAIGIGIGVLLAEVVGKLLMRTLNFESTTYSSFFLPAIAITLGFFVILFLINGIINSIRLARLQVLELVHADAQTDRVPVRGKGKIISAVLGVISLAIGYYALINMENLRELGLILAPLATTLGTYLIFSSLIPTIVNLLKNTKSLNEKGIQAFTFSQLRFRINGLKKMLATVTMLIALGAGAISAGMAFQNNISILIEYTDVYDVTIFDPNDEEKSVLESVDFTETNEYRYKIDDEYLYFLDEDLDTQRPLIYENQMIRELKPETKRLEAEIPAVTRDLTDDQQYMDPEWSAFLFSISEPNFPDSGPVVVTNEDFLNIDEPEKTVIIGKTESFTDYLPQWQQIYESQQERFESVMYYSKYASYEMLNSFSSGTVFMGFFLGIAFLAMMASCLMFKVLSGATKDIGRYEMLRKIGVRPRVLSGSIYKELFFIFLFPGIFGITHVLVGMNLFSFILVEPYYKIWIPIILFLGIYTIYYLITVHLYKGMVLPKIKN
- a CDS encoding ABC transporter ATP-binding protein, whose translation is MTHSVVHVSNVEKVYGKKGENQYKALNNVSMEIDKGEFVGIMGPSGSGKTTLLNVISTLDGISNGKIQIDGTDITTMNQNQLADFRAQKLGFIFQDFNLLESMTVYENIALPLSLQNVSTKEISPKVHAVAKTLDIESILQKYPAQLSGGQKQRSAAARALVHNPSMLLGDEPTGALDSKNAQSLLETMTHLHEDHSITIMMVTHDANAASYCKRIIFIQDGELYKEITRTGTREEFFRQILDELAALGTQA